Proteins from a genomic interval of Osmia bicornis bicornis chromosome 13, iOsmBic2.1, whole genome shotgun sequence:
- the LOC123988415 gene encoding uncharacterized protein K02A2.6-like gives MNSKLSVADLKEKLRVMDLPTTGTKAELINRLLEAGINPADLMMATVAVAGREENERSPESVIEHQQLGERPIDFSSQSVPSNSQLSEVKLLRRGRDVAERENQLLRRELEMLRFMPRENSLTPTHSSSMKWKDVKEMIGNYDGNSHDHNIWEKQLRQLISSYALDNCAAKALLCSKLSGKALKWYHSRSDCIEMNHEQLLTEIKKMFGQRVNSLTLRREFEARKWTPDEIFADYLHDKIMLGNRVPIPQEELIDYVIDGIPNESFRTQARIQCFQTTNALLKAFAKVSLPCEAARRKFVQQNEISVAARRTGKIMKEQKDTATPLRCYNCSSVGHFAKNCPKPKRERGSCYTCGKFGHRATECSKLKTSAEEVNYVVVQREEDDEFQRTVRLRLSEKNEFCISVPALLDSGSPISFIKQNLLPEGAWKANVPTAEFSGINNSPLEILGTVDARVALNDFENNITLYVVTNKTMRRGIILGRDFMKTANLTLMCREVQEIMNIEVDSEIKNLEKKNMMNLNEDLPNEVKERAREIFVENYLLPERPEKPIVENVMKLVLSDEKPFHCTPRRLSYTEKTQLKEIIDTLLEKKVIRESTSEYASPIVLLRKKTGEIRMCIDFRVLNKVTVRDNLPLPLIEDQLNVLSGKKYFTTLDLKDGFFHISMHPDSIKYTSFVTPLGQYEYLKMPFGLKGAPLKFQRYVTKIFKDLIDTGDVSVYLDDFLIATTTIEYHLKILKKVFLLLVENRLQLRLDKCKFLQTTLDYLGYTISAEGIT, from the coding sequence ATGAATTCGAAATTATCGGTTGCTGATCTGAAAGAGAAGCTTCGTGTAATGGACTTGCCCACGACAGGCACCAAAGCTGAATTAATAAATCGCTTGTTGGAAGCAGGAATTAATCCAGCCGATTTAATGATGGCAACAGTTGCAGTTGCGGGACGAGAAGAAAATGAACGAAGTCCAGAATCCGTCATAGAACACCAGCAATTAGGTGAGAGGCCAATCGATTTTAGTAGTCAATCAGTACCATCGAATTCACAATTGTCTGAGGTGAAATTATTACGAAGAGGGAGAGATGTGGCTGAACGTGAAAATCAGTTACTTAGAAGAGAATTAGAAATGTTACGATTTATGCCGCGAGAAAATAGTCTTACACCAACGCATTCCAGTTCAATGAAATGGAAAGATGTTAAGGAAATGATTGGAAATTACGACGGTAACTCTCATGATCATAATATTTGGGAAAAACAATTAAGACAATTAATTTCTAGTTATGCTCTGGACAATTGCGCTGCTAAAGCATTGTTGTGCAGCAAATTGTCAGGAAAAGCCCTTAAATGGTATCATTCGCGAAGTGATTGTATTGAAATGAACCACGAACAGCTGTTGActgaaattaagaaaatgttTGGACAACGAGTAAACAGTTTAACTTTGCGACGCGAATTCGAAGCTAGGAAATGGACGCCAGACGAAATATTTGCCGATTATCTACatgataaaataatgttaGGAAACAGGGTTCCTATTCCTCAAGAAGAACTAATTGATTATGTTATAGATGGAATTCCTAATGAAAGCTTTCGAACTCAGGCTCGTATACAATGCTTCCAGACGACAAACGCGCTTTTAAAAGCATTCGCGAAAGTATCATTACCTTGTGAGGCGGCTCGACGCAAGTTTGTACAGCAGAATGAGATTTCCGTAGCAGCAAGAAGAACTGGTAAAATTATGAAGGAGCAAAAGGACACTGCAACTCCACTTCGCTGTTACAATTGTAGCTCCGTGGGACATTTTGCTAAGAACTGCCCGAAAccgaagagagaaagaggatcCTGCTATACATGCGGCAAATTTGGGCATCGTGCGACAGAATGCAGCAAATTGAAGACGTCAGCTGAAGAGGTCAACTACGTAGTTGTACAACGTGAAGAGGACGACGAGTTCCAGCGCACCGTGAGATTACGTTTaagtgaaaaaaatgaattttgtatATCAGTTCCTGCTTTGTTAGATTCAGGTAGTCCTATTagttttattaaacaaaatctTTTACCTGAGGGAGCGTGGAAAGCCAATGTACCGACGGCTGAGTTTAGTGGTATTAATAATAGTCCATTAGAAATTTTGGGAACGGTTGATGCTCGTGTTGCTCttaatgattttgaaaataatataactttATATGTTGTTACAAACAAAACTATGCGTAGGGGAATAATTTTAGGACGAGATTTTATGAAAACTGCTAACCTAACATTAATGTGTCGCGAAGTTCAGGAGATTATGAATATAGAGGTAGATTcagaaattaagaatttagaaaagaaaaatatgatgAATTTAAATGAAGATTTGCCAAATGAAGTTAAAGAACGCGCCAGAGaaatttttgtagaaaattatttattaccaGAAAGACCGGAAAAACCTATAGTAGAAAATGTAATGAAACTTGTATTATCGGACGAAAAACCTTTTCATTGCACACCGCGAAGACTTTCGTACACTGAAAAAACTCAACTTAAAGAAATTATAGATACATTACTTGAGAAAAAAGTTATACGAGAAAGCACGTCAGAGTATGCTTCGCCAATTGTGttattaagaaagaaaactgGTGAGATACGTATGTGCATTGATTTTCGAGTTTTAAATAAGGTTACTGTGAGAGACAATTTGCCGTTACCTTTGATTGAAGATCAGTTGAATGTTTTGTCCGGGAAAAAGTATTTCACAACGTTGGATTTAAAAGACGGCTTTTTTCACATTAGCATGCACCCagattcaataaaatatacgtCCTTTGTTACACCATTAGGGCAATATGAATATCTTAAAATGCCGTTTGGTTTAAAAGGAGCACCTCTCAAATTTCAGCGTTATGTtacgaaaatatttaaagatttGATTGATACTGGTGATGTGTCAGTTTATTTAGATGACTTTTTAATAGCTACTACAACAATAGAATACCACTTGAAAATTcttaaaaaagtatttttgTTGCTTGTTGAGAACAGATTACAATTACGGTtagataaatgtaaatttcttcaGACAACATTAGATTACCTAGGATATACAATTTCGGCTGAAGGTATTACATAG